From one Mytilus edulis chromosome 1, xbMytEdul2.2, whole genome shotgun sequence genomic stretch:
- the LOC139523853 gene encoding kelch-like protein 18: MSLCKTNMADDVSVFVKEDLPKTAFPVFEDIRRQGKLCDVTLKVGDRKFTAHRIVLAATIPYFHAMFTHDMVESKQDEITMQGIDPNALEALVNFAYNGKVQIDVDNVQILLVAASFLHLQAVKEACCDFLKRRLKPYNVLGVRTFGDQYMCTSLVEATNKYLQKHFKEIMKSEEFFNLSLTDVLEIITRDELNIDSEEQVFEAVINWVKQNTEERCKALPELMVKVRLPLLTPHYLSDRVATEELIKNSLQCRDLLDEAKDYHLMPERRTLLQTFKTRPRCCSDIPGIIYAVGGLTSSGYSMNLVECYDPIVNRWTVVEPMTTIRSRVAVSVHIGCLYAIGGYDGEDRLNTVEVYKPRNKTWKTVCKMHCKRSAHGATSLGKHVYACGGYDGVSSLRTVEIYDPDADSWTMVASMLKHRSAAGVACLDGEIFACGGHDGLSIFDSVECYNPSTNTWRYIPNMLTKRCRLGVATLNGKLYVAGGYDGSIFLNSVECYDPQKNEWAYVKPLQIRRSRVAMVASYGKLFAIGGYDGIVQLTTVESYEPDKDEWKSLQPMCAHEGGVGVGVLPIDLDS; the protein is encoded by the exons ATGTCTCTTTGCAAAACAAATATGGCTGACGATGTATCTGTTTTCGTGAAAGAAGATCTACCAAAGACTGCATTTCCTGTGTTCGAAGACATCAGAAGACAGGGGAAATTGTGTGATGTCACATTAAAG gttgGAGACAGAAAATTTACAGCACACAGAATAGTGTTAGCTGCTACTATACCATACTTCCATGCCATGTTCACGCATGATATGGTGGAGTCTAAACAAGATGAGATTACCATGCAAGGAATAGATCCAAATGCTTTGGAAGCCCTTGTTAATTTTGCATATAATGGAAAAGTGCAAATTGATGTAGATAATGTACAAATACTACTCGTGGCTGCAAGTTTTCTACATCTGCAGGCTGTCAAAGAAGCTTGCTGTGACTTCTTGAAAAGAAGACTAAAACCATATAATGTTTTAGGAGTAAGAACATTTGGGGACCAGTACATGTGTACCAGTTTAGTGGAGGCTACAAATAAATACTTGCAgaaacatttcaaagaaataaTGAAATCGGAAGAATTTTTCAACCTCAGTCTAACTGACGTATTGGAGATCATAACAAGAGATGAGTTGAACATTGATTCTGAAGAACAAGTATTTGAGGCAGTGATAAATTGGGTAAAACAGAACACAGAAGAGAGATGTAAGGCATTACCAGAACTAATGGTTAAAGTTCGACTACCATTACTTACACCTCATTACTTGTCTGACAGGGTAGCCACGGAAGAACTCATTAAAAACTCATTGCAATGTCGAGACCTCCTAGATGAAGCAAAAGACTACCACTTGATGCCAGAGAGGAGAACTCTTctacaaacatttaaaacaagaccAAGATGTTGTTCAGACATTCCTGGTATCATCTATGCTGTAGGAGGGTTGACATCCTCTGGATATTCGATGAATTTAGTGGAATGTTACGATCCTATTGTCAATAGATGGACAGTTGTAGAACCAATGACAACAATCAGAAGTAGAGTAGCTGTTTCTGTTCACATAGGTTGTTTGTATGCCATAGGAGGGTATGATGGAGAGGATAGATTAAATACTGTAGAAGTGTATAAACCCAGAAATAAAACATGGAAAACAGTCTGTAAAATGCATTGTAAAAGAAGTGCACATGGAGCAACATCTCTTGGTAAACATGTTTATGCTTGTGGTGGCTATGATGGGGTTTCATCACTCAGAACGGTAGAAATATATGATCCAGATGCAGATAGTTGGACTATGGTAGCTAGTATGTTAAAACACAGAAGTGCTGCAGGTGTTGCCTGTCTTGATGGAGAAATATTTGCCTGCGGTGGCCATGATGGATTATCAATTTTTGATTCGGTAGAGTGCTATAATCCTTCAACCAATACTTGGCGGTACATACCTAACATGTTAACAAAACGATGTCGTCTGGGTGTCGCTACATTAAACGGAAAACTGTATGTGGCTGGTGGATATGATGGGTCGATATTTTTGAATAGCGTTGAATGCTATGATCCTCAGAAGAATGAATGGGCATATGTCAAACCTTTACAGATAAGAAGAAGTCGTGTTGCTATGGTAGCATCATATGGTAAATTATTTGCGATTGGTGGTTATGATGGTATTGTTCAGTTAACTACAGTGGAATCTTACGAACCTGACAAGGATGAATGGAAATCGTTACAGCCCATGTGTGCTCATGAAGGTGGAGTAGGTGTAGGAGTACTTCCCATTGACTTAGATTCTTAA
- the LOC139523973 gene encoding alpha-L-fucosidase-like — MANVHVLFLSVLLFIFSVSQSVKYKPTWNSLDSRPLPSWYDEAKLGIFIHWGVFSVPSFTSEWFWYYWKGPKPQKSAVEFMKKNFRPGFTYADFASQFTTEFYNPNEWADIFAASGAKYIVLTSKHHEGFTNWPSNYSFNWNSNASGPSRDLVGELANAIRSRTAIKFGLYHSLYEWFNPLYLQDKESNFTTQNFVMHKTIPELYEIVNKYKPEVVWSDGDAGPDTYWTSKEFLTWLYNESPVKDTVVTNDRWGKGCACKHGGYYTCQDRYNPGTKQNHKWENCMTIDRRSWGYRRNTNLNEFLSVHEIISTLASTVSCGGNMLMNVGPTKEGKIIPLFEERLRDLGKWLNVNGEGIYSTVPWSHQNDTVSKNLWYTMKNSGNSKVVYAILLSYPEDPVLMLGAPIPSQTTEVTMLGYPNSFKWISGPGGQGLYITIPTIPWNILPCQWAWVLKITELEN, encoded by the exons ATGGCAAATGTGCATGTACTTTTCCTCTCtgtgttgttatttattttttctgtttcTCAGTCTGTTAAATACAAGCCAACATGGAATTCTTTAGATTCAAGACCACTGCCATCATGGTATGATGAGGCAAAACTCGGCATCTTTATTCACTGGGGTGTCTTTTCTGTTCCTAGTTTTACTTCTGAATGGTTCTGGTACTATTGGAAAGGACCCAAACCACAGAAGTCAGCAGTTGAGTTCATGAAGAAAAATTTCCGGCCAGGCTTTACTTATGCTGATTTTGCATCACAGTTCACCACTGAATTTTATAACCCTAATGAATGGGCAGATATTTTTGCAGCATCTGGTGCAAA ATATATTGTTTTGACAAGTAAACATCATGAGGGATTTACCAACTGGCCATCGAATTACTCTTTTAACTGGAATTCTAATGCTTCTGGACCAAGCAGAGATCTTGTTG GTGAATTAGCTAATGCCATTAGAAGCAGGACTGCCATTAAATTTGGACTGTACCATTCTCTATATGAATGGTTTAATCCACTATATCTCCAAGACAAAGAGTCAAATTTTACTACACAGAATTTTGTTATG CACAAGACCATCCCAGAACTGTATGAAATTGTCAACAAATACAAACCAGAAGTTGTGTGGTCTGATGGAGATGCTGGACCTGATACATACTGGACATCTAAGGAATTCTTAACTTGGCTGTATAATGAGAG tccTGTAAAAGATACAGTAGTAACCAATGATAGATGGGGTAAAGGTTGTGCATGTAAACATGGTGGTTATTACACATGCCAAGATAGATATAATCCAG GTACAAAACAGAATCATAAATGGGAGAATTGTATGACTATAGATCGAAGGTCATGGGGTTACAGAAGAAACACAAATCTTAATGAGTTCCTCAGTGTCCATGAAATTATATCTACTCTAGCTTCCACTGTAAG CTGTGGAGGTAATATGCTGATGAATGTGGGACCAACAAAGGAGGGGAAAATAATCCCATTGTTTGAAGAGAGACTGAGAGATTTAGGAAAGTGGTTGAATGTAAATGGAGAGGGTATATACAGTACTGTACCATGGAGTCACCAGAATGATACTGTATCTAAGAATCTTTG GTATACCATGAAGAACTCAGGAAACAGTAAAGTAGTATATGCTATACTTTTATCCTACCCTGAAGATCCTGTCCTAATGTTAGGAGCACCCATCCCATCACAGACCACAGAAGTCACTATGCTGGGATATCCTAATAGTTTTAAATGGATCTCTGGACCAGGAGGTCAAGGTCTATACATCACTATCCCTACAATCCCTTGGAATATATTGCCTTGTCAATGGGCCTGGGTGCTGAAAATAACAGAATTGGAAAACTAA